One Streptomyces sp. NBC_01237 genomic region harbors:
- a CDS encoding MFS transporter has protein sequence MLGMALSAIDGTIVSTAVPQIVGDLGGFAVFSWLFSGYLLAMTVTLPVYGKLSDTFGRKPVLVAGIILFLVGSVLCAAAWNMAALIAFRVVQGLGGGALQGTVQTIAADLYPLKERPKIQAKLSTVWATSAVAGPAIGGLLAAYADWRWIFLINLPVGAIALWLVVRHLHEPSRPRPAVRPRIDWAGALAVFATGVLLLTALVQGGVAWPWLSAPSLGLFGASAVLAALTVAIERRAADPIIPGWVWRRRTIASVNLALGAMGLLMVAPTVFLPTYAQSVLGLGPIAAGFVLSVMTLSWPVSAALSNRVYNRIGFRLTAIIGMSAALLILLAFPLLPYPGAAWQPALIMLLLGAALGLFQLPLIVGVQSTVGWSERGTTTASVLFCRQVGQSVGAALFGAVANGVLASRLTDAPVPGLPGDLDAISHALDDPGSLSAAATDHLRRAVDAAVDHVYLGAAVAAGLALLVLVVLAPRRFPILEEGTESVR, from the coding sequence ATGCTCGGCATGGCGCTGTCCGCCATCGACGGCACCATCGTCTCCACCGCCGTCCCCCAGATCGTCGGCGATCTCGGCGGGTTCGCCGTCTTCTCGTGGCTCTTCTCCGGCTATCTGCTGGCCATGACCGTCACCCTGCCCGTGTACGGGAAGCTCTCCGACACCTTCGGCCGCAAGCCCGTCCTGGTCGCCGGGATCATCCTGTTCCTGGTCGGCTCGGTGCTCTGCGCCGCCGCGTGGAACATGGCCGCGCTGATCGCCTTCCGGGTCGTGCAGGGTCTCGGCGGCGGTGCGCTCCAGGGCACGGTGCAGACGATCGCCGCCGACCTCTACCCGCTCAAGGAACGCCCCAAGATCCAGGCCAAGCTGTCCACCGTCTGGGCCACTTCGGCCGTCGCGGGACCGGCGATCGGCGGGCTGCTGGCCGCGTACGCCGACTGGCGGTGGATCTTCCTGATCAATCTGCCGGTCGGCGCGATCGCCCTCTGGCTGGTCGTCCGCCACCTCCACGAACCGTCCCGTCCGCGCCCCGCCGTCCGCCCCCGGATCGACTGGGCCGGCGCGCTGGCGGTCTTCGCGACGGGCGTCCTCCTGCTCACCGCGCTGGTCCAAGGCGGCGTCGCCTGGCCCTGGCTCTCCGCCCCCTCGCTGGGCCTTTTCGGGGCCAGTGCCGTACTCGCCGCGCTGACCGTCGCCATCGAACGCAGGGCAGCCGATCCGATCATCCCGGGCTGGGTCTGGCGGCGGCGCACCATCGCCTCGGTCAATCTCGCCCTGGGCGCGATGGGGCTGCTGATGGTCGCGCCGACCGTCTTCCTCCCGACGTACGCCCAGTCCGTCCTGGGCCTCGGCCCGATCGCGGCCGGTTTCGTGCTCTCCGTGATGACGCTGAGCTGGCCGGTCTCGGCGGCGCTGTCCAACCGGGTCTACAACCGCATCGGCTTCCGGCTCACCGCGATCATCGGCATGAGCGCCGCCCTGCTGATCCTGCTGGCCTTCCCGCTGCTGCCCTACCCCGGTGCGGCCTGGCAGCCCGCCCTGATCATGCTGCTGCTCGGCGCGGCGCTCGGGCTGTTCCAACTGCCGCTGATCGTGGGCGTCCAGTCGACCGTCGGCTGGTCGGAGCGCGGTACGACCACGGCGTCCGTCCTCTTCTGCCGCCAGGTCGGCCAGAGCGTCGGCGCCGCGCTGTTCGGTGCCGTCGCCAACGGGGTGCTGGCCTCCCGGCTGACCGACGCCCCCGTCCCCGGGCTGCCGGGCGACCTGGACGCGATCTCGCACGCCCTGGACGACCCGGGTTCGCTCTCCGCCGCCGCGACGGACCATCTGCGCCGGGCGGTCGACGCCGCGGTCGACCATGTCTACCTCGGCGCCGCCGTGGCCGCCGGGCTCGCGCTGCTGGTGCTCGTCGTCCTCGCCCCGCGCCGCTTCCCGATCCTCGAAGAGGGGACGGAAAGCGTCCGTTAG
- a CDS encoding DUF485 domain-containing protein — protein sequence MPNNDPHPPPYQPDYLLAWQSSPPQAAPAPYPPLVPPRWSAPCEDDSAPAHDHHGDLLRLRGAYRVLRRAATFTALGYFTLFLLLSAYAPDLMARPVGGGGLNVGLLLGLCQLPVAVLAITVYERTAERTVDPLAADLRDGGRTSAHPRPHRRPRRHDDRAGR from the coding sequence ATGCCGAACAACGACCCGCACCCTCCCCCCTACCAACCCGACTACCTTCTCGCCTGGCAGAGTTCGCCTCCGCAGGCCGCTCCGGCGCCGTATCCGCCGCTGGTCCCGCCCCGGTGGTCCGCCCCGTGCGAGGACGATTCCGCTCCCGCCCACGACCACCACGGCGATCTGCTCCGGCTGCGCGGCGCGTACCGCGTCCTGCGCCGGGCCGCCACTTTCACCGCGCTCGGCTATTTCACGTTGTTCCTGCTGCTTTCCGCCTACGCCCCCGATCTGATGGCCCGCCCCGTCGGCGGTGGCGGTCTCAACGTCGGCCTGCTGCTGGGTCTGTGCCAGCTCCCGGTCGCCGTACTCGCCATCACCGTGTACGAGCGGACAGCCGAGCGGACGGTGGACCCGCTCGCGGCCGACCTGCGCGACGGCGGCCGTACCTCTGCCCATCCGCGCCCCCACCGGCGCCCCCGTAGACACGACGACCGGGCGGGACGATGA
- a CDS encoding AfsR/SARP family transcriptional regulator, which translates to MRFQILGPLALADGPDTVVLQPSKPTILLAALLLHANSVVSAEYLQRAVWGEEQPATAKAALQTCVLRLRRLFTKHGVTETSIEAVPGGYRITAAPHSLDLLGFRDQIRRSVALSGDPEAELYTLKDALSLWQGSLLANVRSDVLHRDEVPRLAEERLRSVERVCDLLLGLGRCGEALVELWTATRVYPGHERFHEQLIEALYRTGRQSQALAEYRRVKGFLLDELGVNPSPALQQLEMAILRGEDLGTGEPAPPLPPAPAVRVIEGETVPVPGVGPVPTVPNFTGREAETAAMVARLTAGAEPGAKDRQPLTVLVSGAPGIGKSALAHRVAHLVRDAFPAGRLLVPMTRPDGEPRRVAEVAAEVSAALRSGRAGERALLVLDDVVDADQVRPLLLPADGPDIAVVVTSRMGLAGLIATHGGWVHRLSAFTEAESYALLLAALGAERVEAEPQAAHRLAALCGHFPVALRILTARLLTRPGLGLGHAVDWLGEDPLARLTLTDSPGLSVTGLFDRALGRLDPRLSEAFLRVGAGPLDTFGAEDVAPGSGTAPETEAVLEQLADAGLLEDGPPGPYRIHALLRAHIRRTARIRIRRTEKV; encoded by the coding sequence ATGCGCTTCCAGATCCTCGGGCCGCTGGCCCTCGCGGACGGCCCCGACACCGTCGTACTCCAGCCCTCGAAGCCCACGATCCTGCTCGCCGCCCTCCTGCTGCACGCCAACTCCGTGGTGTCCGCCGAGTACCTGCAACGGGCCGTCTGGGGCGAGGAGCAGCCCGCCACCGCCAAGGCGGCGCTCCAGACCTGTGTCCTGCGGCTGCGCCGGCTGTTCACCAAGCACGGGGTCACCGAGACCTCGATCGAGGCGGTGCCCGGCGGCTACCGGATCACCGCCGCACCGCACTCCCTGGACCTCCTCGGTTTCCGCGACCAGATCCGCCGGTCCGTGGCCCTCTCCGGCGACCCGGAGGCCGAGCTCTACACGCTCAAGGACGCGCTGTCGCTCTGGCAGGGCTCCCTCCTCGCCAACGTGCGCTCCGACGTCCTGCACCGGGACGAGGTGCCCCGGCTCGCGGAGGAGCGGCTGCGGAGTGTGGAGCGGGTCTGCGATCTGCTGCTGGGCCTGGGGCGCTGCGGGGAGGCGCTGGTCGAACTGTGGACCGCTACGCGCGTATATCCGGGGCACGAGCGCTTCCACGAGCAGCTGATCGAGGCGCTCTACCGGACCGGGCGGCAGTCCCAGGCCCTGGCCGAGTACCGCAGGGTCAAGGGCTTCCTCCTGGACGAACTGGGAGTGAACCCGTCGCCCGCCCTCCAGCAGCTGGAAATGGCGATCCTGCGCGGCGAGGACCTGGGCACCGGGGAGCCCGCGCCCCCGCTGCCGCCCGCTCCCGCCGTCCGGGTCATCGAAGGGGAGACCGTCCCCGTCCCGGGCGTCGGCCCGGTGCCCACCGTGCCCAACTTCACCGGGCGCGAGGCCGAGACGGCCGCGATGGTCGCCCGGCTCACCGCCGGTGCCGAGCCCGGCGCGAAGGACCGGCAGCCGCTCACGGTCCTGGTGTCGGGCGCACCCGGCATCGGCAAGTCGGCCCTCGCCCACCGGGTCGCCCACCTCGTGCGGGACGCCTTTCCGGCCGGCCGGCTGCTCGTGCCGATGACCCGGCCGGACGGCGAACCGCGCCGCGTCGCCGAGGTCGCGGCCGAGGTGTCGGCGGCCCTGCGCTCCGGGCGCGCGGGCGAACGCGCCCTGCTCGTCCTCGACGATGTGGTGGACGCCGATCAGGTGCGCCCGCTGCTGCTCCCGGCGGACGGCCCCGACATCGCCGTCGTCGTCACCAGCCGGATGGGTCTGGCCGGGCTCATCGCCACCCACGGCGGCTGGGTGCACCGGCTCTCCGCCTTCACGGAGGCGGAGTCGTACGCCCTGCTGCTGGCCGCACTCGGTGCCGAACGCGTCGAGGCGGAGCCGCAGGCCGCCCACCGGCTGGCCGCGCTGTGCGGGCACTTCCCCGTGGCCCTGCGCATCCTGACGGCCCGGCTGCTGACCCGGCCGGGGCTGGGGCTCGGCCACGCCGTCGACTGGCTGGGCGAGGACCCGCTCGCCCGGCTCACCCTGACCGATTCCCCCGGCCTGTCCGTCACCGGCCTGTTCGACCGGGCGCTGGGCCGGCTCGATCCCCGGCTGTCCGAGGCGTTCCTCCGGGTCGGGGCGGGTCCGCTCGACACCTTCGGGGCCGAGGACGTCGCACCGGGGAGCGGGACGGCGCCGGAGACCGAGGCCGTACTGGAGCAGCTGGCCGACGCCGGACTGCTGGAGGACGGCCCGCCGGGCCCGTACCGCATCCACGCACTGCTCCGCGCGCACATACGAAGAACCGCCCGGATCCGCATCCGCCGCACAGAGAAGGTGTGA
- a CDS encoding TOMM precursor leader peptide-binding protein, translating into MAESAEAVADNAAETAAAAGAAGRAAATTGAFDSLAGTRPRIRQDVLFTETPGGVLFHNADGGFHLTGRTAYRFASLVVPHLTGHHRLDELCAGFGPAQRAMAAELVKTLYARGFARDIPVADSTAEPLPDAVAERFAAQIAYVDHYADGAPERFARFRATRVAVLGDDEVARWCALSLVRNGCVRIGTATDFDDVTAEAAEAGAYVERIGSGADAGINASGAGTGITAPGTDAGWAALGGYDVVVVTGAGAGARTQRLLAAGVPEGRTLIPAWSFGRRLVVGPLATATSTGCWSCAVLRLGGNVAPGPAAELWGEAAGAVTSSADTLSGPVAAMVGNLLGYEIFRIATGALPAETAGQVLVQDLESLDVMAEPVQPHPRCRRCAALDAREPAAALPEDLALPVTPTVETARDAEALVEDLNRISTALVRPFTGIFGRYDDEGLTQTPLKISRVEVALGAGVRRRIAAFDVHHLAGARMRALYAAAEVYVEHVVPVAAEDTGAAVAGVDSAVPVLAPDALTTGGGTGARPRSWVTATSLIRKEPVRVPAAAVRTFGAHNRDRPHLATSAGSGAGGSAREAAGRGLMSALAHDALLRAVRGTTRVSPVAVDGADPELVFLLKSAANLDVAVELLDLGEGARTSAQVVLAREANTGATGGRWAVGSGLSRRAAACSALRDLLGQVQLAAEDPGAEVDLGDPLLGDFAAGTVAVTGESVTADAAATTFDAVLDRLREAGRDALYIPTTPADLPAGGISTARVLLTVDGEVGPDAR; encoded by the coding sequence ATGGCCGAGAGTGCCGAAGCCGTAGCCGACAACGCCGCCGAAACCGCCGCGGCCGCAGGGGCGGCCGGTCGCGCGGCCGCCACGACCGGGGCGTTCGACTCCCTGGCCGGGACCCGGCCGCGCATCCGCCAGGACGTGCTGTTCACCGAGACCCCCGGCGGCGTGCTGTTCCACAACGCCGACGGCGGCTTCCATCTGACCGGCCGCACCGCCTACCGCTTCGCCTCCCTCGTCGTCCCGCACCTGACCGGCCACCACCGGCTCGACGAACTCTGCGCGGGCTTCGGACCGGCCCAGCGGGCGATGGCCGCCGAACTCGTCAAGACCCTGTACGCACGGGGGTTCGCCCGCGACATACCGGTGGCGGACAGCACGGCGGAGCCCCTGCCGGACGCGGTCGCCGAGCGGTTCGCCGCCCAGATCGCCTATGTCGACCACTACGCCGACGGCGCCCCGGAGCGCTTCGCCCGCTTCCGTGCCACCCGGGTCGCGGTCCTCGGCGACGACGAGGTCGCCCGCTGGTGCGCGCTCAGCCTGGTGCGCAACGGGTGCGTCCGGATCGGTACGGCAACGGACTTCGACGACGTCACCGCCGAGGCGGCCGAGGCGGGCGCGTACGTCGAGCGCATCGGCTCGGGCGCGGACGCCGGGATCAACGCCTCGGGAGCGGGCACCGGGATCACGGCGCCGGGCACGGACGCCGGCTGGGCGGCGCTCGGCGGTTACGACGTCGTCGTGGTGACCGGCGCCGGGGCCGGGGCGCGTACCCAACGGCTGCTCGCCGCCGGGGTGCCCGAGGGCCGGACCCTGATCCCCGCCTGGTCGTTCGGCCGCCGCCTCGTCGTCGGACCGCTCGCCACCGCCACCTCCACCGGCTGCTGGTCCTGTGCCGTCCTGCGGCTCGGCGGCAACGTGGCCCCCGGGCCCGCCGCCGAACTCTGGGGCGAGGCCGCGGGCGCCGTCACCTCCTCGGCGGACACGCTGTCCGGCCCGGTCGCCGCGATGGTCGGCAACCTCCTCGGGTACGAGATCTTCCGCATCGCCACCGGCGCCCTGCCCGCGGAGACGGCCGGTCAGGTCCTCGTCCAGGACCTGGAGTCGCTCGATGTGATGGCCGAACCGGTCCAGCCCCACCCCCGGTGCCGCCGCTGCGCCGCCCTCGACGCCCGTGAACCCGCCGCCGCGCTGCCGGAGGACCTGGCGCTCCCCGTCACCCCGACCGTGGAGACCGCCCGCGACGCGGAGGCGCTGGTCGAGGACCTGAACCGGATCAGCACCGCCCTGGTACGCCCGTTCACCGGGATCTTCGGCCGGTACGACGACGAGGGGCTGACCCAGACCCCGCTGAAGATCAGCCGGGTCGAGGTGGCGCTCGGGGCCGGGGTGCGGCGCCGGATCGCCGCGTTCGACGTGCACCATCTGGCGGGCGCGCGGATGCGGGCGCTGTACGCGGCGGCGGAGGTGTACGTCGAGCACGTGGTGCCGGTGGCCGCCGAGGACACCGGGGCCGCGGTCGCCGGGGTCGACTCGGCGGTTCCCGTGCTCGCCCCGGACGCGCTGACCACCGGGGGCGGCACCGGGGCCCGCCCGCGGTCCTGGGTCACCGCCACGTCCCTGATCCGCAAGGAGCCGGTCCGGGTGCCCGCCGCCGCCGTGCGCACCTTCGGGGCCCACAACCGGGACCGGCCGCACCTGGCGACCTCGGCCGGCTCGGGCGCGGGAGGCAGCGCACGGGAGGCGGCGGGGCGCGGCCTGATGTCGGCGCTCGCCCACGACGCGCTGCTGCGGGCGGTCCGGGGCACCACCCGGGTGAGCCCCGTGGCCGTCGACGGCGCCGACCCGGAGCTGGTGTTCCTGCTGAAGTCCGCGGCCAACCTGGATGTCGCGGTGGAGCTCCTCGACCTCGGTGAGGGGGCCCGCACCTCGGCCCAGGTGGTGCTGGCCCGCGAGGCGAACACCGGCGCCACGGGCGGGCGGTGGGCGGTCGGCTCCGGTCTGTCGCGGCGTGCGGCGGCCTGCTCCGCCCTGCGGGATCTGCTCGGTCAGGTGCAGCTGGCCGCCGAGGACCCGGGTGCGGAGGTGGACCTGGGTGATCCGCTGCTCGGTGACTTCGCCGCCGGGACGGTCGCGGTGACCGGGGAATCCGTCACGGCGGACGCGGCGGCGACCACGTTCGACGCGGTGCTCGACCGGCTGCGGGAGGCCGGGCGCGACGCCCTGTACATACCGACGACCCCGGCGGACCTCCCGGCGGGCGGCATCAGCACCGCCCGGGTGCTCCTCACCGTGGACGGCGAGGTCGGCCCCGATGCCCGTTGA
- a CDS encoding ABC transporter permease: MTVWKTSMRNFLAHKGRMALSAVAVMLSVAFVCGTLVFTDTMNTTFDKLFAATSADVTVSPKSSKGGDDMPENGKPESLPASVVQLAAKADGVEKAEGAVTSASVTVVDSHNKNMGTESGAPTLAGNWTQNDLRSMEITSGHAPRGPTEVMVDADTAEKHHLKLGDELRTIAVTGDLTARISGIASFKVTNPGAAIVYLDTATAQTKLLGTPGAFTHISITAEPGVSDTQLKKNVASALGDPAAYKLQTQQEAADANKDSMGSFLDVMKYAMLGFAGIALLVGIFLIVNTFSMLVAQRTREIGLMRAIGSSRKQVNRSVLVEAVLLGIVGSVLGVGAGVGLAVGLMKVMSSIGMELSTDDLTLAWTTPAIGLVLGIVVTVLAAYIPARRAGKVSPMAALRDAGTPADAKSGWIRAGIGLVLTGSGGAALWATTQADKASDGSLLLGLGVVLTLIGFIVIGPLLAGLVVRVLSVAVLRLFGPVGRLAERNALRNPRRTGATGAALMIGLALVACLSVVGSSMVASATDELDKSVGADFIVQSSTGQLIVPQAAKALESAAGIEHITEYKSISAKITAPDGVTEDEGIVAADPTYKDDLRRETVSGDLAAAYGKNAMSVGDGYAERHGVEVGDEITVAFKAGRTAKLKVAAITSDDTSVDTGVMYTSITTAERYVPADRMPKNVIMFAKAQDGKEKEAYTSLKSSLAAYPQYKVQNQTDFKQELKDQIGQLLNIVYGLLALAIIVAVLGVVNTLALSVVERTREIGLMRAIGLSRRQLRRMIRLESVVIALFGALLGLGLGMGWGTSAQKLLALEGLGVLEIPWPTILTVFVGSAFVGLFAALVPAFRAGRMNVLNAIATDG, from the coding sequence ATGACTGTCTGGAAGACCTCGATGCGCAACTTCCTCGCGCACAAGGGACGGATGGCCCTGTCCGCCGTCGCGGTCATGCTGTCGGTGGCGTTCGTGTGCGGCACGCTCGTCTTCACCGACACGATGAACACCACCTTCGACAAGCTCTTCGCGGCGACCTCGGCCGATGTCACCGTCAGCCCGAAGTCGTCGAAGGGCGGCGACGACATGCCGGAGAACGGGAAGCCCGAGTCGCTGCCCGCCTCCGTCGTCCAGCTGGCCGCGAAGGCCGACGGGGTGGAGAAGGCGGAGGGCGCCGTCACCAGTGCGTCGGTCACCGTCGTCGACAGCCACAACAAGAACATGGGAACGGAGAGCGGCGCCCCGACCCTCGCGGGCAACTGGACGCAGAACGACCTCCGTTCCATGGAGATCACCTCCGGCCACGCCCCGCGCGGCCCCACCGAGGTGATGGTCGACGCCGACACCGCCGAGAAGCACCACCTCAAGCTCGGCGACGAACTGCGCACGATCGCCGTGACCGGCGACCTCACGGCACGGATCAGCGGTATCGCCTCGTTCAAGGTGACCAACCCGGGTGCCGCGATCGTCTACCTCGACACCGCGACCGCCCAGACCAAGCTGCTCGGCACTCCCGGTGCCTTCACCCACATCTCCATCACGGCCGAACCCGGCGTCAGCGACACGCAGTTGAAGAAGAACGTCGCCTCGGCGCTCGGCGACCCGGCCGCGTACAAGCTCCAGACCCAGCAGGAGGCCGCCGACGCCAACAAGGACTCCATGGGGTCCTTCCTCGACGTCATGAAGTACGCGATGCTCGGCTTCGCCGGAATCGCGCTCCTGGTCGGCATCTTCCTGATCGTCAACACCTTCTCCATGCTGGTCGCCCAGCGCACCCGTGAGATCGGCCTGATGCGGGCCATCGGCTCCAGCCGCAAGCAGGTCAACCGGTCCGTGCTGGTGGAGGCGGTCCTCCTCGGCATCGTCGGATCGGTCCTCGGCGTCGGCGCCGGAGTCGGCCTCGCCGTCGGACTGATGAAGGTGATGAGCTCCATCGGCATGGAGCTGTCCACCGACGACCTCACCCTGGCCTGGACGACCCCGGCGATCGGGCTCGTGCTGGGCATCGTCGTCACCGTCCTCGCCGCGTACATCCCGGCCCGCCGGGCGGGCAAGGTCTCCCCGATGGCCGCACTGCGCGACGCCGGAACCCCGGCCGACGCGAAGTCGGGCTGGATCAGGGCCGGTATCGGTCTGGTCCTCACCGGCTCCGGCGGAGCGGCCCTGTGGGCGACGACGCAGGCCGACAAGGCGAGCGACGGATCGCTCCTCCTCGGCCTCGGCGTGGTCCTCACCCTGATCGGCTTCATCGTGATCGGCCCGCTGCTGGCCGGCCTGGTGGTGCGGGTGCTCAGCGTGGCCGTGCTCCGGCTGTTCGGCCCGGTCGGGCGGCTGGCGGAGCGCAACGCGCTGCGCAACCCCCGGCGTACGGGAGCGACCGGCGCGGCCCTGATGATCGGCCTGGCCCTGGTGGCCTGCCTCTCGGTCGTCGGCTCCTCCATGGTGGCCTCGGCCACCGACGAGCTCGACAAGTCGGTCGGCGCGGACTTCATCGTCCAGTCGTCCACCGGCCAGCTGATCGTGCCCCAGGCAGCGAAGGCGCTGGAATCGGCCGCCGGCATCGAGCACATCACCGAATACAAGAGCATCAGCGCGAAGATCACCGCACCCGACGGCGTCACGGAGGACGAGGGAATCGTCGCCGCCGATCCGACGTACAAGGACGATCTGCGCCGCGAGACGGTCTCCGGCGACCTGGCAGCCGCCTACGGCAAGAACGCCATGTCGGTCGGCGACGGCTACGCCGAGCGCCACGGTGTCGAGGTCGGCGACGAGATCACGGTCGCGTTCAAGGCGGGCCGCACGGCGAAGCTGAAGGTCGCCGCGATCACCTCGGACGACACGAGCGTCGACACGGGCGTGATGTACACCAGCATCACGACCGCCGAACGGTACGTCCCCGCCGACCGGATGCCCAAGAACGTGATCATGTTCGCCAAGGCGCAGGACGGCAAGGAGAAGGAGGCGTACACCTCCCTCAAGTCCTCGCTCGCCGCGTACCCGCAGTACAAGGTGCAGAACCAGACCGACTTCAAGCAGGAGCTGAAGGACCAGATCGGCCAGCTGCTGAACATCGTGTACGGCCTGCTGGCCCTGGCGATCATCGTGGCGGTGCTCGGCGTGGTGAACACCCTCGCCCTGTCCGTGGTCGAACGGACCCGGGAGATCGGCCTGATGCGGGCGATCGGTCTCTCCCGCCGCCAGCTGCGCCGGATGATCCGCCTGGAGTCCGTGGTCATCGCCCTCTTCGGTGCCCTGCTCGGGCTCGGCCTGGGCATGGGCTGGGGCACCTCCGCCCAGAAGCTGCTGGCGCTGGAGGGCCTGGGAGTCCTGGAGATCCCGTGGCCGACCATCCTCACCGTCTTCGTCGGCTCGGCGTTCGTCGGACTCTTCGCCGCACTCGTCCCGGCCTTCAGGGCGGGCCGGATGAACGTCCTGAACGCCATTGCCACGGACGGATGA
- a CDS encoding ABC transporter ATP-binding protein — MTTAVTIPRHGGTGGRTAVAARARQVVKAYGSGETRVVALDHVDVDIARGQFTAIMGPSGSGKSTLMHCLAGLDTVTSGEIFLDETEITKLKDKKLTQLRRDRIGFIFQAFNLLPTLNAIENITLPMDIAGRRPDAGWLRQVVETVGLSERLKHRPTELSGGQQQRVAVARALASQPEIIFGDEPTGNLDSRAGAEVLSFLRRSVDDLGQTIVMVTHDPVAASYADRVLYLADGSIVDEMYNPTADQVLDRMKHFDARGRTS; from the coding sequence GTGACAACGGCTGTAACCATTCCCAGGCACGGGGGCACTGGAGGGCGTACGGCCGTCGCTGCGCGAGCGAGGCAGGTCGTCAAGGCGTACGGGTCGGGGGAGACCCGGGTCGTCGCGCTCGACCACGTCGATGTGGACATCGCTCGCGGGCAGTTCACGGCGATCATGGGCCCGTCCGGCTCCGGCAAGTCGACCCTGATGCACTGCCTGGCCGGACTCGACACCGTGACCTCCGGCGAGATCTTCCTCGACGAGACCGAGATCACGAAGCTCAAGGACAAGAAGCTCACCCAGCTCAGACGGGACCGGATCGGCTTCATCTTCCAGGCGTTCAACCTGCTCCCGACGCTCAACGCGATCGAGAACATCACGCTGCCGATGGACATCGCGGGCCGCCGGCCCGACGCCGGGTGGCTCCGGCAGGTCGTGGAGACCGTCGGTCTCTCCGAGCGGCTGAAGCACCGGCCGACCGAGCTGTCCGGCGGTCAGCAGCAGCGCGTCGCGGTGGCCCGCGCCCTGGCCTCGCAGCCGGAGATCATCTTCGGTGACGAGCCCACCGGGAACCTGGACTCGCGGGCCGGTGCCGAGGTGCTGTCCTTCCTGCGCCGGTCGGTCGACGATCTGGGCCAGACCATCGTCATGGTCACCCACGACCCGGTGGCCGCCTCCTATGCGGACCGGGTCCTCTACCTCGCCGACGGCTCCATCGTCGACGAGATGTACAACCCGACGGCGGACCAGGTCCTGGACCGGATGAAGCACTTCGACGCACGCGGGCGGACGTCATGA